GTGCTGATCAACGATATCGGCGTGTCCCTGCAGGGCGAGGGCGGCTCGGCTTCCCCGGCCGAGGAAACCCTCGGGCTGATCCGCCAGCGTGGCGGCGACGGCGCCATCAACACCGACAGCGTGTCGGACTGGGACAGCGCCCGGCGCATCGTCTCCAGCGCCATCGACGCCTTCGGCCGCGTCGACATCGTGGTGAACAACGCCGGCATCCTGCGCGACACCATCTTCCACAAGATGAGCGCCGAGGACTGGCTGTCGGTGATCAACGTGCACCTCAACGGCAGCTTCTTCGTCAGCCGCGCCGCCGCCGAGCACTTCCGCGCGCAGAACAGCGGCGCCTTCGTGCACATGACCAGCACCTCGGGGCTGATCGGCAACTTCGGCCAGGCCAACTACTCGGCGGCCAAGCTGGGCATCGTCGCCCTGAGCAAGTCCATCGCCCTCGACATGCAGCGCTACAACGTGCGCTCCAACTGCATCGCGCCCTTCGCCTGGAGCCGCATGACCGACTCGATCCCGGCCGAGACGCCGGAGCAGAAGGCGCGGGTGGAAAACCTGCAGCGCATGACCCCTGACAAGAACGCGCCGCTGGCCGTGTACCTCGCTTCCGATGCAGCCAGTGCGGTCAACGGCCAGGTGTTCGCCGCGCGCAACCACGAGATCTTCCTGATGAGCCAGAGCCGTCCGCTGCGCAGCGTGCACAGCGACAACGGCTGGACCCCGCAGAGCATCGCCGAGCACGGCATGCCCGCGCTGCGCGGCAGCTTCATGGACCTGGCGCGCAGCCCGGACGTGTTCTCCTGGGACCCGATCTGAACCGCCGGAGGACAGGCGCATGTTCAAGACCCGATTCACCGAAACCTTCGGCGTCGAACACCCGATCATGCAGGGCGGCATGCAGTGGGTGGGGCGCGCCGAGATGGCCGCGGCGGTGGCCAACGCCGGCGGGCTGGCGACGCTCTCGGCGCTGACCCAGCCGACCCCGCAAGCACTGGCCGATGAGATCGCGCGTTGTCGCGAGCTCACCGACAAGCCCTTCGGCGTGAACCTCACGCTGCTGCCGACGCAGAAGCCGATCCCCTACGCGGAGTACCGCGCGGCGATCATCGAGGGCGGCATCGGCGTGGTCGAAACCGCCGGCAACAATCCCGGCGAGCACATCGCCGAGTTCCGCCAGCACGGGATCAAGGTCATCCACAAATGCACCGCCGTGCGCCATGCGCTCAAGGCCGAGCAACTGGGCGTGGACGCGGTGTCCATCGACGGCTTCGAGTGCGCCGGCCATCCGGGCGAGGACGACATTCCCGGCCTGGTGCTGCTGCCCGCGGCGGCCAATCGGCTGAGCGTGCCGATCATCGCTTCCGGTGGTTTCGCCGACGGGCGCGGATTGGTCGCGGCGCTGGCGCTGGGGGCCGATGCGATCAACATGGGCACGCGCTTCCTCAGCACCCGCGAGTGCCCGATCCATCCGCAGGTCAAGGCCGCCATCCGCGCGGCGGACGAGCGCTCCACGGACGTGATCATGCGTTCGTTGCGCAACAGTGCGCGGGTCGCGCGCAACGCCATCAGCCAGGAAGTGCTGGCCATCGAGGCGCGCGGCAACGCCACCTACGCCGACATCGCCACGCTGGTCAGCGGCCTGCGCGGGCGCACCGTCTACGAGCAGGGCGACACCGACCTGGGAATCTGGTCGGCGGGCATGGTCCAGGGCCTGATCGATGACGAACCCAGCTGCGAGGAACTGCTGCGCGACATCGTCGAGCAGGCGCGCCAGCTGATCCGCCAGCGACTGGAGGGCCTGCTCTCCGATTGATCCCGAGCGCGGCGCCTTCAGGAGCGGCGCCGCCTTCACCTCACCTGACGAAGAGACAACAACAATGAAAAGTCTTCCCGTACGGGCGCTCGTTTCGAGCATCGCCTGCCTGCCCCTGTTCGCCCACGCGGACTTCATCGCGGACAGCAAGGCGAACCTGGAGCTGCGCAATTTCTACTTCAACCGCGACTACCGCCAGAGCGGTGCCGCGCAATCGAAATCCGAGGAGTGGGCGCAGGGTTTCCTGCTGCGCTTCGAGTCGGGCTACACCGAAGGCACGCTTGGCGTGGGCGTCGATGCCCTCGGTTTGCTGGGGATCAAACTGGACTCCAGCCCTGATCGCAGCGGCTCCGGCCTGCTGCCGTACTCGGCCAGCGACAAGCGCGCCGCCGATGACTACAGCTCCCTCGGCGTGACGGCCAAGCTGCGCGCCTCGAAGAGCACCCTGAAGGTCGGCACCCTGCTGCCCAAGCTGCCGGTGGTGCAGTACAACGACACCCGCCTGGCCCCGCAGACCTTCCAGGGTGGGCTCGCCGAGATCAACGAGATCGACGGCCTCAGCGCCCAGCTCGGCCAGCTGCGCCAGGTCAAGCAGCGCGACTCGACCAACGACGAAGACCTGTCGATGACCCGTGGCAACAAGCGCAACATCGTGCTTGGCAGCCACACCAGCAGCGACCGCTTCAACCTCGCCGGCGGCACCTACCGCTGGACCGACAACCTCAGCACCAGCTACCACTACGGCGGCCTGGAAAACTTCTACCGCCAGCACTACCTGAGCGTGGTGCACACCCTGCCGATCACCGAGGGCCAGTCGCTCAAGTCGGATATCCGCTGGGCGCGCTCCACCGATGACGGCGGCAGCAATGTCGACAACCGCGCGCTCAATGCGCTGTTCACCTACCGCATCGGCGGCAGCGGTTTCGGCGTCGGTTACCAGCGCATGTCCGGCGACACCGGTTTCGCCTACCTCAGCGGCACCGACCCGTACCTGACCAACTTCGTGCAGATCGGCGACTTCGCCAACAAGGACGAACGCTCCTGGCAGGCGCGCTACGACTACGACTTCGCCGGCCTCGGCCTGCCCGGCCTGACCTTCATGACCCGCTACCTGCAGGGCGACCACATCGACCTGCTGAACGGCCAGGGGCGCGGCAAGGAGTGGGAGCGCGACACCGATATCGGCTATGTAGTGCAGAACGGCCCGCTGAAGAACCTCGGCTTCAAGGTGCGCAACGGCGCCTTCCGCAGCGACTTCGGCAACGATATCGACGAAACGCGGGTGATCGTCAGCTACCAGATGCCGCTCTGGTAATCCGCCTCTGTTGTCCCGCCGTGCGGCGGTGGCGGTTTGGCCAGAATCGCTCCGCCCGTGGCGGGAATGTCCCTTTCGGCAAAGGTCTGAACCGTGATTCACTGAATTTCATGCAGTGAATCCGGATTCAGATCATGGCTTACCGACACTCCCCAGCACGGCTGCAAAAGGACGGCGAACTGCGCGAGCGCATCCTCGAACTGGCGCTGGCGCGGGTGGCCGACGGCGGTTTTTCCGCCCTGACCATGCAGAGCCTGGCGGACGCCGCCGGCATCGCCACCGGCAGCCTCTATCGGCACTTCAGCGGCAAGGGCGAGCTGGCCGCCGAGGTTTTCGCCCGCGCCAGCCAGCGCGAGGTCGATATCCTCGGCACGCTGCTGAAAGCTCCCGGCAGCGCTTCCGAACGACTGAACCTGGGCCTGCAGCAGTTTGCCGCCCGCGCCTGGGGCAGCCGTCAGCTGGCCTTCGCGCTGATCGCCGAGCCGGTCGCCCCGGAAGTCGACGAGCAGCGCCTGATCTACCGCGAAGCCTACGCCGCGCTGTTCGTTACCCTGCTGGAGCAAGGCATCGCATCCGGCGAATTCCAGCCCCAGCCGGTGCAGCTGACCGCCGCCTGCCTGGTCGGCGCCATCGCCGAGGCCCTGATCGGCCCGCTTTCGCCGCCGGCCCGCGCCGCGCGGGATGCCGGTCATTCCGGCGTTTCCCTGGAGGACGTCAGCGACGCCCTCGCCAGTTTCTGCCTGCGCGCCGTCGGTGCGTTCCCTGCTGCTTTGCCCAAGCCTGCCCAACCCACGCCCGTTATGGAGGACCAGCCATGATCCCGCACCAGTACGCCGAAACCCACGAAGTGACCAACCAGGTACCGCCGCTGGACGGCGCCAACCTCTATCGCGTCGACCTACCGCTGCAGGAATGGGTGCGCCGCTACGGCGGCGGCTGGGCCGAGCAGAAGCTCGACGCCTATGGCGCGCTGGCCGGCGGGCCGCTGATGGCGGCGGGCTTC
This Pseudomonas sp. ATCC 13867 DNA region includes the following protein-coding sequences:
- a CDS encoding TetR/AcrR family transcriptional regulator produces the protein MAYRHSPARLQKDGELRERILELALARVADGGFSALTMQSLADAAGIATGSLYRHFSGKGELAAEVFARASQREVDILGTLLKAPGSASERLNLGLQQFAARAWGSRQLAFALIAEPVAPEVDEQRLIYREAYAALFVTLLEQGIASGEFQPQPVQLTAACLVGAIAEALIGPLSPPARAARDAGHSGVSLEDVSDALASFCLRAVGAFPAALPKPAQPTPVMEDQP
- a CDS encoding NADH:ubiquinone reductase — its product is MFKTRFTETFGVEHPIMQGGMQWVGRAEMAAAVANAGGLATLSALTQPTPQALADEIARCRELTDKPFGVNLTLLPTQKPIPYAEYRAAIIEGGIGVVETAGNNPGEHIAEFRQHGIKVIHKCTAVRHALKAEQLGVDAVSIDGFECAGHPGEDDIPGLVLLPAAANRLSVPIIASGGFADGRGLVAALALGADAINMGTRFLSTRECPIHPQVKAAIRAADERSTDVIMRSLRNSARVARNAISQEVLAIEARGNATYADIATLVSGLRGRTVYEQGDTDLGIWSAGMVQGLIDDEPSCEELLRDIVEQARQLIRQRLEGLLSD
- a CDS encoding SDR family NAD(P)-dependent oxidoreductase, with product MTQRLNEGKVAIVTGAGGGIGREIALALADSGARVLINDIGVSLQGEGGSASPAEETLGLIRQRGGDGAINTDSVSDWDSARRIVSSAIDAFGRVDIVVNNAGILRDTIFHKMSAEDWLSVINVHLNGSFFVSRAAAEHFRAQNSGAFVHMTSTSGLIGNFGQANYSAAKLGIVALSKSIALDMQRYNVRSNCIAPFAWSRMTDSIPAETPEQKARVENLQRMTPDKNAPLAVYLASDAASAVNGQVFAARNHEIFLMSQSRPLRSVHSDNGWTPQSIAEHGMPALRGSFMDLARSPDVFSWDPI
- a CDS encoding OprD family porin — its product is MKSLPVRALVSSIACLPLFAHADFIADSKANLELRNFYFNRDYRQSGAAQSKSEEWAQGFLLRFESGYTEGTLGVGVDALGLLGIKLDSSPDRSGSGLLPYSASDKRAADDYSSLGVTAKLRASKSTLKVGTLLPKLPVVQYNDTRLAPQTFQGGLAEINEIDGLSAQLGQLRQVKQRDSTNDEDLSMTRGNKRNIVLGSHTSSDRFNLAGGTYRWTDNLSTSYHYGGLENFYRQHYLSVVHTLPITEGQSLKSDIRWARSTDDGGSNVDNRALNALFTYRIGGSGFGVGYQRMSGDTGFAYLSGTDPYLTNFVQIGDFANKDERSWQARYDYDFAGLGLPGLTFMTRYLQGDHIDLLNGQGRGKEWERDTDIGYVVQNGPLKNLGFKVRNGAFRSDFGNDIDETRVIVSYQMPLW